Part of the Pedobacter roseus genome is shown below.
TATGCCATCACTTCTTTATCATCCACTTCTTTTGCATTGAGGAATATAGTCATTTGCGACTGGGTTGTAATGTAGCCGTATTCCCAATTGTCAGCTCCTTTCGTGAAATGCATTCTGATCGCGCCCATGCTATTATGATTCAGTATACCTTATTGACAAGTAACAATATAAATATTTATGTGACCAATCGAAAACAATTCTGACTAAATATGCCAATTGGAAAAGAGGTGAATCATCCCAGATTATATTGATGGGATCCAATATAGGGGGGTGCTATAGATTTTGTCCTGACTGAGGAGGGGCTGGCAAAGCGTGTTTCTGATACCGATTACGTATACCATTACAACCTGAAAAATCACTTAGGTAATTTAGGTGTAAAAACCAAGTATGAATGATCCCGTCTCACCTGAAACAACTTTGTTTTAAATTGTTGTCCGCCTTTCTGTTGGCAATTTGGTGCAGAGGAGTCAGGTAAATCAGTTTTTCCAGTCAACACTAAAGAATAGTATTTTCTTATACTCCATACTTTCTGCGTTTTGGAGTATTCAATTGGCCTATTAGTCCACTCGTCCTTTTTTTTGGTAATATGGTAAATTGAATCTTTCAATATGTTCAATCATTCGCCACCATTCCCAAAACCTCCAAGGTTTTAGGGTAAAAGTTCGATAAAGATTTTGATCTTTATTCGGATTCTGTTTTTGGAACCGTTCAAATCTTATTTTGCCCACCTTATAATCTAATCCTTTACCGGGTTGTTCAATGTAATTAAAGCTACCATCAATATTTTGATAGCTATAACTTTCTTGCCAAAAATAATTGATGGGTGGTAAGTTGCTAATAGCGACAATCGAGACAATCACTATCGTCCAGATTTTAGTTTTCTTTTTCATGTTATTCTATTTTACAAGGTCCATTACTTCCAGGTACACGCCCACCGGCTTCGTTAATGTCTAAATTAGGATTTTTTACTTTTTGTCCCCGCAAAGCACTTGCCATTCCCGCTGGTGTTTTGGCAAAACCGGCCCCACCTGGTCCACCCAATCCAATTTGGGTGGTTGGGTCTGGGATTGGAATGCCACCTGCCTGGCCCGCCCCGTAAACGAATGCAGAGCAATTATAATCCGTAAAATGGTAATTTTTTGGCGGGTTACTTACATAGTCGATAACTTTCTGAAAATTTTCACCAGTTACATAATATGTTGCTCCAATATTGTATTCTATATCTCCGTTGTCAATGATTTGAGATTTAGAGGATAGCTTGTCTAATCCGTTTCCTGTTGGATAAAAGCCTACAGTTTGAGTAACGGTTTTGTCTCCACTGGTTTTAGTCAATGATATCGCGACATGACCAAAACTGTTTGCCCCGACGTTGAAAGATGTGCCAGGCTGGGGTTCTACAACGTATACCCTGACTACAAATGCTGCATTAGGACTGGGGATGCTGGCAAAACATTCCATCATTTCCATTGGATTGACAGGGGTTTTCTCTTCTCCGGGAAGATTGGATGGTGCCGGCGGGGGAGGAGATGATGTGCCGGAAGTTCCACCGCCGCCGCCTGAGGTTACACTAGAAGAACCTGATCCGACGCCATCATAGTATCCGCCTCCGCCCCCACTATCATCAAAGTATGTAGTAGAGCAGACTTTGGTGGAGTGTACCGTGAAATCTCCTTCTGCATCGATATAGTAGTCCTGTAGCCATGCGCAGGTTGCAACAGCCAGGAGCATTAGTTTTCCCTGAGCTCCGCTAAATGGGTTGAGATCCCTGAGTCCTTGGTTTTTATTCTCGATCAGATCCTTTTGGGAGAATTGCTTGATGAGTCCAATAGGCTTGCCGTTGCTGTACAATCTGCCGCCGGTTAGGTTATAATTGAGGTCGTACTCAAATACCCTCCCGGTAAAATCTGCCGCGCTCGTTTTACGTGTTTTTTGCAGGTAAATGGCTTCCGGAAGTATCTCCAGTATTTTTGCACCGATTTTCCGGCTATCATTATCCTTTAATATAACCAGTTCGCGATATCCCTGTTTATAGCCCTGATAAGTAGGCTGTCCTTCCAAAACAACCGTCCATTTGTTTCGATCATTTGTGGTGTCATTTTGCGCAAGTTTCCAGTCAATCTTGATTTTGGTTAGGACCTTAGCGCTGTCCGGGTTTATTTGAGAGATAAATTCTTTTGCATCTGCCAGGGTCAATGAAACGTTTTGTCCTGGCTTTTCCGCAGAAATATTATGATTGATTGGTTCTTTGCGACATGCGGATATCAGGAAAATAATTACAACTGTAATTTTAAGCTTTGAGTTCATGGTGTTAATTTTTAGTTAAAAACCGATGTTGAATTTTGTGCATTTTGTGTCTGGTGACACATTTTTAGTTTTTTACGTCTGATTCTGCTTAAAGTTTCCCGGCTGATTCCAAGGTAAGATGCGATATTGTTTTGGCTGGTCTGCTGCTCGATATCTGGATGCTGTTCAAGCAATTTTTCATAGCGCAGGATTGGGGTTTGGGTACGCAGGAATATGGCTCTTTCTTCACTCATGATATAGTATTTCTGCGTGACGATCCTGCCCAGTAAATTGCCCTGTGGGAAGTCGGCATAATAGGCATTCAGCTGTTGCCAGCTGATGGATTGCAGTTTGCTGTCCTGAAGTACTTCAATGTACTCATGGGCGGGTTTTTGGGTGAAAAAACTGTAAACAGAGATCATCAGGTCACCTTTTCCCATGAACCAGGTGGTGCACTCTTTTCCATGCTCGTCAATGAAAAAGGCTCGCAGGAAACCACTGCGGATGAAGTACAATCTTCTTGCTGTTTCACCCGGTCTGAGCAGGAGGTGTTTGCGGCTAAAATTTTCTATGATTGCTTCCTGGTTGACCCGGTTTTGCAGTGGGGCAGGAAGGGGTGCGATGAAGCTGAGTGTCTCCAGTAAATCTGCTTCTTGGGTAGGTGTTATTTGCATGGATTGTCGATTGTGTCACAAATCAACATTTCAGTGCATTTACCTTGATAATATTGTCCTGTCGGAAGGATATTATTTTAAACGGTCTTTGTGCCCGTTTTATTATGTTCCGGGGAGTTGACGCTTTTTTGTTTGATTTATTGAATTTAGGGAGAGGAAGAGAAGGGGAAGGGTATGAATCGGGCCGGCTAGCTTTTAAGTTGACGCTTCTCAGATTTACAGATTATCAACTTACCGCTCATGATGGAGATTTCCGACATGGCTAACAATTATGTGCTGATATGATCAAAAAATTATCTTCTGCGCTTTATACAAAAATGAAAGCAGAACTTGAGGAATTCAATGATGACCAGATGGACAAGGTGGATATGCTAAAAAGCGCTGTACTTATTGTCCATCGTTACCTCGATGAGCTAAAACAGGTCATCGAGGAATATCCGTTTGCTGGAGAGGAAGAAGAAATTTGGTTTTTTAAAACAGAAAAACCAAGGTTTTACCGTTGGCTGATCTTTTATACTGAACTATTTAATATCGATTCCACAAGGCCAGCAGGTGGGGGAAAGCGTTTAAATGAACATTACCGTGAACAGATGCGCTACATCAACCGTTTTCTCCGCTCACATGAATTTCAGTACCAGTATTTCCGGTTAGGAACCGATGAACTTGACCATCTTTTCTTTTTGCGCGGCGCAACATCGAAAGACATCCGCCTGAGTTCGGTGCCCACAGTTGATCCTTCGTTCGGGACCGGCCATGAGTACCTTTTTTCAAAGTTCCGGGCCTGCGAGCTCTTAGAAGATTTTTTAAAAACAAAGCTCTCGGCTGGGAAGGGTGCAGGAGTGGAAAAGAGTATAGAGGGTAATCCCCGAATGAAGTGGACCGGGGAAAGCCTTAACCTGATAGAAATCCTTTATGCCCTCCATGGTTCGGGACAGATCAATAACGGCAGGGTGGAACTGTCCGAGATTGCCGGTGCCTTTCAACAGGTT
Proteins encoded:
- a CDS encoding Crp/Fnr family transcriptional regulator is translated as MQITPTQEADLLETLSFIAPLPAPLQNRVNQEAIIENFSRKHLLLRPGETARRLYFIRSGFLRAFFIDEHGKECTTWFMGKGDLMISVYSFFTQKPAHEYIEVLQDSKLQSISWQQLNAYYADFPQGNLLGRIVTQKYYIMSEERAIFLRTQTPILRYEKLLEQHPDIEQQTSQNNIASYLGISRETLSRIRRKKLKMCHQTQNAQNSTSVFN
- a CDS encoding RteC domain-containing protein, which encodes MIKKLSSALYTKMKAELEEFNDDQMDKVDMLKSAVLIVHRYLDELKQVIEEYPFAGEEEEIWFFKTEKPRFYRWLIFYTELFNIDSTRPAGGGKRLNEHYREQMRYINRFLRSHEFQYQYFRLGTDELDHLFFLRGATSKDIRLSSVPTVDPSFGTGHEYLFSKFRACELLEDFLKTKLSAGKGAGVEKSIEGNPRMKWTGESLNLIEILYALHGSGQINNGRVELSEIAGAFQQVFQVNLSRYFRRFAEIKQRKGMSKTRFLDQMRDELIKKIEEADAYRQ